Proteins from one Mycobacterium sp. HUMS_12744610 genomic window:
- the tal gene encoding transaldolase translates to MTTQNPNLAALSAAGVSVWLDDLSRDRLQSGNLQELIDTKSVVGVTTNPSIFQKALAEGDAYDGQIAELAERGADVDATIRTVTTDDVRNACDVFTPLWEATRGVDGRVSIEVDPRLANETDKTIAQAVELWKIVDRPNLLIKIPATKAGLPAITATLAEGISVNVTLIFSVERHREVMDAYLTGLEKAREAGHDLSKIHSVASFFVSRVDTEIDKRLDKIGSEQALALRGKAGVANARLAYAAYQEVFEGGERYGALKSAGARVQRPLWASTGVKNPAYPDTLYVTELVAPNTVNTMPEPTIDAVADHGEVKGDTVSGTAAAAQQVFDDLEQVGIDLTDVFAVLENEGVEKFVDSWNQLLDETQKQLGSADK, encoded by the coding sequence ATGACCACTCAGAACCCGAACCTCGCGGCGCTGTCCGCCGCCGGCGTATCCGTCTGGCTCGATGACCTCTCGCGGGACCGGCTGCAGTCGGGCAACCTGCAGGAGCTGATCGACACCAAGAGTGTCGTCGGCGTGACCACCAACCCGTCGATCTTCCAGAAGGCGCTGGCCGAGGGCGACGCCTACGACGGCCAGATCGCCGAGCTGGCCGAACGCGGCGCCGACGTGGACGCCACGATCCGCACCGTCACCACCGACGACGTGCGCAACGCCTGCGACGTGTTCACTCCGCTGTGGGAAGCCACCCGGGGCGTCGACGGCCGGGTGTCGATCGAGGTCGACCCGCGGCTGGCCAACGAGACGGACAAGACCATCGCGCAGGCCGTCGAGCTGTGGAAGATCGTCGACCGCCCGAACCTGCTCATCAAGATCCCCGCCACCAAGGCCGGCCTGCCGGCCATCACCGCCACGCTGGCGGAAGGAATCTCGGTCAACGTCACGCTGATCTTCTCCGTCGAACGGCACCGCGAGGTCATGGACGCGTATCTGACCGGGCTGGAGAAGGCCCGCGAAGCCGGCCACGACCTGTCCAAGATCCATTCCGTGGCGTCGTTTTTCGTGTCCCGTGTGGACACCGAGATCGACAAGAGGCTGGACAAGATCGGCTCCGAGCAGGCGCTGGCGCTGCGCGGCAAGGCCGGGGTCGCCAACGCCCGGCTGGCCTACGCGGCCTACCAGGAGGTCTTCGAGGGCGGCGAGCGCTATGGGGCGCTCAAGTCCGCCGGCGCCCGCGTGCAGCGCCCATTGTGGGCGTCCACCGGTGTGAAGAACCCCGCCTACCCCGATACCCTCTACGTGACCGAACTGGTGGCGCCGAACACGGTGAACACCATGCCGGAACCCACGATCGACGCCGTCGCCGACCACGGAGAGGTCAAGGGCGACACGGTCAGCGGCACCGCCGCGGCCGCCCAGCAGGTGTTCGACGACCTGGAGCAGGTCGGCATCGACCTGACCGACGTGTTCGCGGTCCTGGAGAACGAAGGGGTCGAGAAGTTCGTGGACTCCTGGAACCAGCTACTCGACGAGACGCAGAAACAACTGGGTTCCGCCGACAAATGA
- the tkt gene encoding transketolase has protein sequence MTTLEEISALTQPHHPDDWAEIDSVAVDTARVLAADAVQKVGNGHPGTAMSLAPLAYTLFQRVMRHDPSDTNWLGRDRFILSCGHSSLTLYIQLYLGGFGLELSDIESLRTWGSKTPGHPEFRHTRGVEITTGPLGQGLASAVGMAMAARYERGLFDPDAEPGTSPFDHFIYVIASDGDIEEGVTSEASSLAAVQQLGNLIVFYDHNQISIEDDTDIAMCEDTAARYRAYGWHVQEVEGGENVVAIEEAIANAKAVTDRPSFISLRTIIGYPAPNLMNTGKAHGAALGDEEVAAVKEALGFDPNKKFEVREDVITHTRGLVGRGKEAHERWQADFEAWAQREPDRKALLDRLTAGQLPDGWDADLPHWETGGDAVATRKASGAVLSAVGPKLPELWGGSADLAGSNDTTMKGATSFGPPAISTKEYTAGWYGRTLHFGVREHAMGAILSGIVLHGPTRAYGGTFLQFSDYMRPAVRLAALMDIDTIYVWTHDSIGLGEDGPTHQPIEHLAALRAIPRLSVVRPADANETAYAWRSILARGNGSGPVGLILTRQGVPVLEGTSPEGVARGGYVLGDDGAEDGEEPDVVLIATGSEVQLAVAAQKLLADKDIVARVVSMPCVEWFESQPSDYRDSVLPPSVSARVAVEAGIAQSWHKLVGDTGKIVSIEHYGESADYKTLFREFGFTAEAVAAAAEQVVDN, from the coding sequence GTGACAACACTCGAAGAGATCTCTGCGCTGACCCAACCACACCATCCCGATGACTGGGCCGAGATCGACTCGGTCGCCGTCGACACCGCGCGGGTGCTGGCCGCCGATGCGGTCCAGAAGGTCGGCAACGGCCACCCCGGGACGGCGATGAGCCTGGCGCCCCTGGCCTACACGCTGTTCCAGCGGGTGATGCGGCACGACCCCAGCGACACCAACTGGCTGGGCCGCGACCGGTTCATCCTGTCCTGCGGACACAGCAGCCTGACCCTCTACATCCAGCTCTATCTGGGCGGCTTCGGGCTGGAACTCTCCGACATCGAGTCGCTGCGCACCTGGGGGTCCAAGACCCCGGGGCACCCTGAGTTCCGGCACACCCGGGGCGTGGAGATCACCACCGGCCCGCTCGGCCAGGGGCTGGCCTCGGCGGTCGGGATGGCGATGGCGGCCCGCTACGAGCGTGGCCTGTTCGACCCCGACGCCGAACCGGGCACCAGCCCGTTCGACCACTTCATCTACGTGATCGCCTCCGACGGGGACATCGAGGAGGGCGTCACCTCGGAGGCGTCGTCGCTGGCGGCCGTGCAGCAGCTGGGCAACCTGATCGTGTTCTACGACCACAACCAGATCTCGATCGAGGACGACACCGACATCGCGATGTGCGAGGACACCGCGGCCCGTTATCGCGCCTACGGCTGGCACGTCCAAGAGGTGGAGGGCGGCGAGAACGTCGTCGCCATCGAGGAGGCCATCGCCAACGCGAAAGCCGTCACCGACCGGCCGTCGTTCATCTCGCTGCGCACCATCATCGGCTACCCCGCCCCCAACCTGATGAACACCGGCAAGGCGCACGGCGCCGCCCTCGGCGACGAGGAGGTGGCGGCCGTCAAGGAGGCCCTCGGCTTCGACCCGAACAAGAAGTTCGAGGTGCGCGAGGACGTCATCACCCACACCCGCGGGCTGGTGGGCCGGGGCAAGGAGGCGCACGAACGCTGGCAGGCCGACTTCGAGGCCTGGGCCCAGCGCGAGCCGGACCGCAAGGCGCTGCTGGACCGACTCACCGCCGGGCAACTGCCCGACGGCTGGGACGCCGACCTGCCGCACTGGGAGACCGGCGGCGACGCGGTGGCCACCCGTAAGGCGTCCGGGGCGGTGCTGTCGGCCGTGGGTCCCAAACTGCCCGAGTTGTGGGGCGGTTCGGCCGACCTGGCCGGGAGCAACGACACTACCATGAAGGGCGCCACTTCCTTTGGCCCGCCGGCGATTTCGACCAAGGAGTACACCGCCGGCTGGTACGGCCGCACGCTGCACTTCGGCGTTCGCGAGCACGCGATGGGCGCCATCCTGTCCGGGATCGTGCTGCACGGCCCGACGCGGGCCTACGGCGGCACCTTCCTGCAGTTCTCCGACTACATGCGCCCGGCGGTGCGGCTCGCCGCGCTGATGGACATCGACACCATCTACGTGTGGACCCACGACTCGATCGGGCTCGGCGAGGACGGGCCGACCCACCAGCCGATCGAGCACCTGGCTGCACTGCGGGCGATCCCCCGGCTGTCGGTGGTGCGGCCCGCCGACGCCAACGAGACGGCCTACGCGTGGCGCTCGATCCTGGCCCGCGGCAACGGCAGCGGACCGGTGGGCCTGATCCTGACCCGCCAGGGCGTGCCGGTGCTCGAGGGCACCAGCCCGGAGGGCGTCGCCCGCGGCGGCTACGTCCTGGGCGACGACGGCGCCGAGGACGGCGAGGAGCCCGACGTCGTGCTGATCGCCACCGGCTCCGAGGTCCAGCTCGCCGTCGCGGCCCAGAAGTTGTTGGCGGACAAGGACATCGTCGCGCGGGTAGTCTCGATGCCGTGCGTGGAGTGGTTCGAGTCGCAACCCTCGGATTACCGCGACAGCGTGCTGCCGCCGTCCGTGTCGGCGCGGGTGGCCGTCGAGGCCGGCATCGCGCAGAGCTGGCACAAGCTGGTCGGCGACACCGGCAAGATCGTCTCGATCGAACACTACGGCGAGTCCGCCGATTACAAGACTTTGTTCCGTGAGTTCGGCTTCACCGCTGAGGCCGTCGCCGCCGCCGCGGAACAGGTAGTCGACAACTGA